In a genomic window of Erigeron canadensis isolate Cc75 chromosome 5, C_canadensis_v1, whole genome shotgun sequence:
- the LOC122601451 gene encoding uncharacterized protein LOC122601451, translating into MAGRTSRECLQIFCDAIVDTYKTEYLRKPTTHDLHRLFEAHEERHHLPGMIGSLDCTHLVWKMCPMEWRGQYKRGDHEYPTIMLEATASQDSWIWHAFFGPPGALNDINVLQQSPLFLPEHMGTAPYVPFSVNGRTYRRGYYLVDGIYLTWSTFVKAYKYPTDEKEKMFKTAQEVARKDIERAFGVLKGKWHIIDRPFRQRSL; encoded by the coding sequence ATGGCCGGGAGAACATCACGTGAATGTCTTCAAATTTTTTGTGACGCTATCGTTGACACTTACAAGACCGAATATCTGCGTAAACCAACAACACATGATCTCCATCGTTTGTTTGAAGCACACGAAGAAAGGCATCACTTGCCTGGAATGATCGGTAGTCTGGATTGTACACATCTTGTTTGGAAGATGTGTCCAATGGAGTGGAGGGGTCAATACAAAAGGGGTGATCATGAATACCCCACTATTATGTTGGAAGCAACGGCGTCTCAAGATTCATGGATTTGGCACGCCTTTTTTGGTCCTCCGGGTGCTTTAAACGACATCAATGTGCTGCAACAATCTCCCTTGTTCCTCCCCGAGCATATGGGCACTGCTCCTTACGTTCCATTCAGTGTAAATGGGCGTACTTATAGACGTGGCTACTATCTAGTCGATGGCATATATCTTACATGGTCTACGTTTGTTAAAGCGTACAAATACCCGACAGAcgagaaagaaaaaatgttcaaaACGGCACAAGAGGTGGCTCGCAAAGATATTGAACGGGCATTTGGTGTTCTCAAAGGAAAATGGCATATCATTGATCGACCGTTTCGACAACGGTCACTATGA
- the LOC122600399 gene encoding CBS domain-containing protein CBSX1, chloroplastic-like, with product MNSIMLPATCTSGTLIDRRLPFTSPQATSSHRRPVSSLRFPDPDHSRLPAVRSVSAHTANNFTTSSDGTYTVADFMTKKANLLVVEASTTVDKALEILVEKRITGFPVVDGDWNLVGVVSDYDLLALDSISGGNHSDTVLFPDVDSTWKTFNEIQKLLGKTDGKVVGDLMTPSPLVVQETTNLEEAVRLLLETKYRRLPVVDVDGKLVGLITRGDVVRAALKIKHAIKKMQLSQD from the exons ATGAACTCCATCATGTTACCGGCAACCTGTACTTCCGGTACCCTAATTGATCGCCGGTTACCGTTTACATCTCCACAAGCTACCAGCTCTCACCGGCGGCCAGTTTCGTCTCTACGGTTTCCCGATCCCGATCATAGCCGTTTGCCAGCTGTTCGTTCCGTTTCTGCTCATACTGCTAATAATTTCACAACC TCAAGTGATGGAACATACACAGTTGCTGATTTTATGACCAAAAAGGCAAACTTACTTGTAGTCGAAGCATCAACAACGGTTGACAAGG CATTAGAGATTCTTGTGGAGAAAAGAATTACAGGATTTCCGGTGGTTGACGGTGATTGGAATTTG GTTGGTGTTGTTTCAGATTATGACTTGTTAGCACTTGATTCAATTTCAG GTGGTAATCATAGTGACACCGTTCTGTTTCCTGATGTTGATAGTACCTGGAAA ACGTTCAATGAGATACAAAAACTTCTTGGTAAAACTGATGGGAAAGTTGTGGGAGACTTGATGACACCTTCTCCGCTTGTTGTTCAAGAAACCACAAACCTTGAAGAAGCAGTGAG GTTGTTGCTTGAAACAAAATATCGTCGGCTTCCAGTAGTTGATGTTGATGGCAAGCTG GTTGGACTTATTACAAGGGGTGATGTTGTTAGAGCCGCTCTTAAGATTAAACATGCTATAAAAAAGATGCAATTATCGCAAGACTGA
- the LOC122601452 gene encoding uncharacterized protein LOC122601452, translating into MGDDITYQLYHIPSLSTSTSTSSDIREYILYELEVLLKSRPQPQSLSDFGLPLPNESILAVLTNRLLLEEKTYDRDALTIEHTTLYSALNSEQLHIYNHVLANLDRSLQVLLFIYGHGGTGKTFLWRTIIYALRSRGKVVLAVAASGIAALLLPGGRTAHSRFKIPLDLTEQSTCHIKKTLNFQSFCWKLI; encoded by the coding sequence ATGGGTGACGACATTACTTATCAGCTATATCATATTCCATCTTTATCTACTTCTACGAGTACAAGCTCTGATATACGTGAGTACATTTTGTATGAGTTGGAAGTATTGCTAAAGTCTAGGCCTCAACCACAATCTCTATCTGACTTTGGACTACCTCTACCAAACGAGTCAATACTTGCAGTTTTGACGAATCGTCTTCTTCTAGAAGAGAAAACATATGACAGAGACGCACTGACTATCGAACACACAACTCTTTACTCTGCACTTAATTCAGAACAGTTGCACATCTACAACCATGTTTTGGCCAACCTTGATAGATCTTTACAGGTACTTCTATTTATATATGGGCACGGTGGCACGGGCAAAACATTCCTTTGGAGAACAATTATTTATGCTCTAAGATCTAGAGGAAAAGTCGTGTTAGCCGTAGCGGCTTCTGGAATTGCAGCGTTGCTGCTACCAGGAGGCAGAACAGCACACTCAAGATTCAAAATACCTCTAGATCTAACCGAGCAATCCACCtgccatataaaaaaaacactcaaCTTTCAAAGCTTCTGTTGGAAACTTATCTGA
- the LOC122601453 gene encoding uncharacterized protein LOC122601453 has protein sequence MRLSNSVEDTSWFSEWLLNIGDAKIGKLQEQCSDAKIVTIPDRLAIQPSKSVLSDLIDFVYSKEILQSPTAINISNRAIICPRNDTVDEINELILNKSPGILRTYLSTDSMILHSKNSGVTDLMYLVDYLNLLKFPRIPHHSLMLKKNTPVMLLRNIDQKNGLCNGTRLLISQLLPTVIEAHIITGTYINRRVYIARITFVYNSKELPCVFKRQQFPLLLCDDH, from the coding sequence ATGCGCCTTTCTAATTCTGTTGAAGACACGTCATGGTTTTCCGAATGGTTGCTTAATAttggtgatgcaaaaattggcaAATTGCAAGAACAGTGTTCTGATGCAAAAATTGTCACTATCCCTGATCGACTTGCCATCCAACCTTCTAAGTCAGTGCTATCTGATCTAATAGACTTTGTATATTCCAAAGAAATACTTCAGTCCCCAACCGCTATTAACATATCCAACCGAGCCATCATTTGTCCAAGAAATGATACAGTTGATGAAATCAATGAACTGATATTGAATAAATCTCCTGGTATACTCCGAACATATCTCAGCACCGACTCTATGATTCTGCACTCAAAAAACAGCGGTGTTACAGATCTTATGTATCTAGTAGATTACCTTAACTTGCTGAAGTTCCCAAGAATACCACACCATTCTCTCATGTTGAAAAAAAACACTCCTGTGATGTTGTTGCGCAACATTGATCAGAAAAACGGTTTGTGTAATGGTACTAGATTGTTAATATCACAATTATTACCTACCGTAATAGAAGCCCATATAATCACCGGAACTTATATTAATCGTAGAGTATATATAGCTAGAATAACATTTGTCTACAATAGCAAAGAATTACCTTGTGTCTTTAAACGACAACAGTTTCCATTATTGCTATGCGATGACCATTAA
- the LOC122602302 gene encoding uncharacterized protein LOC122602302, with product MEDESLASLKSRIMARVGCVRALRRWNPRFHTNVTSYVFVDRSGVGIQAIAWGKKDQKHVESLIEVGNYFEIDRYACAKPVKYINALPHETNMRIGFTTLITPLEDLPKIPHHYFNFGTYQKLRDICDSEDEITDYNRRLQGIIEDKTKRDGSPFVTFNIIDISDEPIQVTLWNEIATTKNRFDRKSIEKATGPVIIAVTSMKVSSYSRRSALQSTGNTFVFLNPQTAETEHFLNRLHCDDFEGIRQEQQTTTISEILGKPPSDLQGITFLCKARVQQITSTVEWFRSVCPTCSHEIFNYGENWLCTTGGVYERPIYMYQLSAIREDNTGEIHANINESPTTAILELTAPS from the exons ATGGAAGATGAAAGCTTGGCATCACTCAAATCTAGGATCATGGCTAGGGTTGGATGCGTCAGAGCCTTAAGAAGATGGAATCCACGTTTCCACACAAACGTCACTAGCTATGTCTTTGTCGACAGATCT GGAGTTGGAATACAAGCAATAGCATGGGGCAAAAAAGATCAAAAACATGTCGAATCACTTATCGAAGTAGGCAACTACTTTGAGATTGATAGGTACGCATGTGCAAAGCCAGTCAAATACATCAACGCCTTACCACATGAAACAAACATGAGAATTGGGTTTACAACATTGATAACTCCGTTAGAAGACCTTCCGAAGATACCACACCACTATTTCAACTTTGGCACCTATCAAAAACTCAGAGACATTTGCGATAGTGAAGATGAAATAACAG ATTATAACAGAAGACTACAAGGAATTATAGAAGACAAAACTAAAAGGGACGGGAGCCCTTTCGTTACTTTCAATATCATAGATATCAG TGATGAGCCAATTCAAGTTACACTCTGGAACGAAATTGCGACAACTAAAAATAGGTTTGACAGAAAGTCTATAGAAAAGGCAACAGGACCAGTGATCATAGCAGTTACTTCAATGAAAGTCAGCAGCTACTCAA GAAGGTCGGCGCtacaatcaactggcaacacgTTCGTGTTTCTCAACCCCCAAACTGCCGAGACCGAGCACTTTCTGAACAG ATTACACTGTGACGATTTTGAAGGCATTAGGCAGGAGCAGCAAACAACTACTATATCTGAAATACTAGGAAAGCCGCCATCAGATCTACAA GGCATTACATTCCTATGCAAAGCCAGAGTTCAGCAGATCACATCTACTGTAGAATGGTTTCGATCTGTTTGTCCAACATGTTCGCATGAAATTTTCAACTATGGGGAAAATTGGTTGTGCACAACAGGCGGCGTATATGAAAGACCTATATACAT GTATCAACTCTCTGCAATACGTGAGGACAACACTGGAGAAATTCACGCGAACATCAACGAAAGCCCAACAACCGCAATATTGGAATTGACTGCCCCCAGCTAA
- the LOC122601454 gene encoding protein ANTAGONIST OF LIKE HETEROCHROMATIN PROTEIN 1-like codes for MSKRLFLKIVGDIEANFSYFQEGYDARGKKSCSALQKCTSAIKQLSTGEPSYAYDEYLCMAARTGRETMEYFCDAVVNLYQKEFLRRPTSHDIALITQAHEERHHIPGMLGSLDCTHIEWRMCPRHLKGQYTRGDHKVPTIMIECVASYDLWIWHSFFGPAGSNNDVNVLQQSPLFQNEHNGSAPDSSFSVNGHDYKRGYYLTDGIYPRWAAFVKRLQEAARKDVERAFGVLKGKWKILDRPLRLWTKEKIKKVIAACTILHNMIIKDNGRAISPVHIMNPPVPRVYNPEANREIMDENVHHRLRYDLTAHVSALDLSFLDDPAMQPPSVASLI; via the coding sequence ATGAGcaaaaggttgtttttgaagattgttggtgatattgaagCTAACTTTAGCTACTTTCAAGAGGGGTACGACGCACGGGGTAAAAAAAGTTGCAGCGCTCTTCAAAAGTGCACATCGGCGATCAAGCAACTGTCTACGGGTGAACCTTCATACGCGTATGACGAGTATTTATGTATGGCTGCTAGAACGGGACGCGAGACCATGGAGTACTTTTGTGATGCGGTCGTCAATTTGTATCAAAAGGAGTTCTTACGTAGGCCGACATCTCATGACATTGCTCTCATCACAcaagctcatgaagaaagacacCACATTCCAGGAATGCTTggtagtcttgattgtacacacatCGAATGGAGGATGTGCCCTAGACACTTAAAGGGGCAATACACGAGGGGTGATCACAAGGTACCTACTATTATGATTGAATGTGTTGCTTCTTatgacttgtggatttggcattcgTTTTTCGGTCCCGCTGGATCGAACAACGATGTCAATGTTTTGCAGCAGTCGCCGTTGTTTCAAAACGAGCATAATGGATCCGCGCCAGACAGTTCATTTAGCGTAAATGGACATGATTACAAGCGCGGTTACTACCTTACCGATGGAATCTATCCTAGGTGGGCTGCGTTTGTTAAAAGACTACAAGaggctgcaagaaaggatgttgaGCGAGCGTTTGGTGTTCTCAAGGGAAAATGGAAGATCTTGGACCGTCCCCTCCGGCTATGGACAAAGGAGAAGATCAAAAAAGTCATCGCTGCATGTACTATactacacaacatgatcattaaAGACAACGGGCGGGCGATATCACCGGTTCATATTATGAATCCACCGGTGCCAAGAGTCTATAACCCGGAAGCAAACCGGGAGATAATGGACGAGAACGTGCATCATCGGCTCCGATACGATCTCACGGCGCATGTATCGGCTTTAGACTTATCATTCCTTGACGATCCAGCGATGCAGCCACCATCAGTCGCGAGTTTGATTTAG